In the genome of Populus trichocarpa isolate Nisqually-1 chromosome 6, P.trichocarpa_v4.1, whole genome shotgun sequence, one region contains:
- the LOC18100099 gene encoding aspartic proteinase 36 isoform X2: MRGLWPPFVVIILVSFMFVSAVYCASLLHLERAFPLNNHGLELHQLRARDRLRHARLLQGFVGGVVDFSVQGSSDPYLVGLYFTKVKLGSPPREFNVQIDTGSDVLWVCCNSCNNCPRTSGLGIQLNFFDSSSSSTAGQVRCSDPICTSAVQTTATQCSSQTDQCSYTFQYGDGSGTSGYYVSDTLYFDAILGQSLIDNSSALIVFGCSAYQSGDLTKTDKAVDGIFGFGQGELSVISQLSTRGITPRVFSHCLKGDGSGGGILVLGEILEPGIVYSPLVPSQPHYNLNLLSIAVNGQLLPIDPAAFATSNSQGTIVDSGTTLAYLVAEAYDPFVSAVNAIVSPSVTPITSKGNQCYLVSTSVSQMFPLASFNFAGGASMVLKPEDYLIPFGSSEGGSAMWCIGFQKVQGVTILGDLVLKDKIFVYDLVRQRIGWANYDCSLSVNVSVTSSKDFINAGQLSVSSSSRDIMLFELLPLTVMVFLMHILLLEFQFL; this comes from the exons ATGCGGGGTTTATGGCCCCCTTTCGTCGTCATTATACTAGTATCATTCATGTTTGTGTCGGCGGTTTACTGTGCTAGTCTTCTCCATCTGGAGAGGGCTTTTCCTTTAAACAACCACGGTCTTGAACTCCATCAACTCAGAGCTCGAGACCGACTCAGACACGCCCGTCTTTTACAAGGCTTTGTTGGTGGCGTTGTCGACTTCTCTGTCCAAGGTTCCTCCGATCCTTACCTCGTCGG aCTTTATTTTACAAAAGTGAAATTGGGCTCTCCTCCTAGAGAATTCAATGTGCAGATTGATACTGGAAGTGATGTCTTGTGGGTCTGCTGCAATTCCTGCAACAACTGCCCGCGTACTAGTGGTCTTGGA ATTCAGCTCAATTTCTTTGATTCCAGCAGCTCATCAACTGCTGGGCAGGTCCGCTGTTCAGACCCGATCTGCACTTCAGCAGTTCAAACCACAGCAACCCAATGCTCTTCTCAGACTGATCAGTGCAGTTATACATTCCAATATGGAGATGGAAGTGGGACATCAGGCTATTATGTCTCCGATACACTTTATTTTGATGCTATTTTGGGGCAGTCACTGATCGATAACTCCTCAGCTCTCATTGTCTTTGG GTGCAGTGCTTACCAGTCCGGGGACCTGACTAAGACTGATAAAGCAGTTGATGGGATTTTTGGATTTGGCCAGGGAGAACTCTCTGTTATATCACAATTATCGACCCGAGGGATAACACCCAGAGTATTCTCGCATTGCTTGAAAGGAGACGGCAGTGGAGGTGGTATACTGGTTCTTGGTGAGATTCTGGAGCCAGGCATCGTTTATAGTCCACTTGTCCCGTCACA GCCTCATTATAATTTAAATCTACTAAGCATTGCTGTTAATGGGCAATTGTTACCAATTGATCCGGCAGCATTTGCAACATCAAATAGCCAAGGAACAATTGTTGACTCTGGAACAACTTTGGCGTACCTAGTGGCGGAAGCTTATGATCCTTTTGTTAGTGCT GTGAACGCCATTGTCTCGCCATCTGTTACTCCTATCACATCTAAAGGAAACCAGTGTTATCTTGTCTCCACCAG TGTATCTCAGATGTTCCCCCTGGCCAGTTTTAACTTTGCTGGGGGTGCATCCATGGTGTTAAAACCAGAAGACTATCTTATACCTTTTGGTTCCAGT GAGGGTGGTTCTGCGATGTGGTGCATTGGTTTTCAGAAAGTTCAAGGAGTAACTATCCTAGGAG ATCTTGTTCTGAAAGATAAGATTTTTGTATATGATTTAGTAAGACAGCGGATTGGTTGGGCTAACTATGACT GCTCCTTATCTGTAAATGTTTCGGTTACTTCTAGCAAGGACTTCATCAATGCAGGACAGCTGAGTGTGAGCAGCTCGTCAAGGGACATCATGCTCTTTGAGCTGCTACCTCTGACCGTTATGGTTTTCTTAATGCACATATTATTGTTGGAGTTCCAATTTTTGTAA
- the LOC18100102 gene encoding uncharacterized protein LOC18100102 isoform X1, with translation MYIYGLLVSKDLVSLIYQERERKQRKMAAPILTLIAASLLVGCTTLAMAWEETYGVINVAGKVMCQDCTKGYNDWINGDRPIKGSKVCLTCTDDRGRVIHYDSDVTDERGEFDMIVSKYINGKQLKEKKCSVRLVSSPDPSCNILTDFAGGKSGVKLKRPTSVYRDTVKYMLTPFYFTSPMCEEPDTTDQYDDTQGNNY, from the exons ATGTACATATATGGCCTTCTTGTAAGCAAGGATTTAGTCTCTTTAATCTATCAGGAGCgagagagaaaacaaagaaagatggCAGCTCCTATTTTGACGTTGATTGCAGCATCTCTTCTGGTGGGATGCACCACTTTAGCCATGGCTTGGGAGGAAACTTATGGGGTCATAAATGTTGCCGGGAAAGTAATGTGCCAGGACTGCACCAAGGGTTATAATGACTGGATTAATGGCGACAGGCCCATTAAAG GGAGTAAAGTATGCCTTACATGCACTGATGATAGAGGCAGAGTAATACATTACGATAGTGATGTGACAGATGAAAGAGGAGAATTTGACATGATAGTGAGCAAATACATTAATGGGAAGCAACTGAAGGAGAAGAAATGCTCAGTGAGGCTTGTATCATCACCAGACCCTAGTTGTAACATCCTCACCGACTTTGCTGGTGGGAAATCAGGAGTGAAGCTCAAGCGACCCACTTCCGTGTACCGTGACACCGTTAAATACATGCTCACTCCATTTTACTTCACGTCTCCAATGTGTGAGGAGCCTGATACTACTGATCAGTACGATGACACCCAAGGAAACAATTActga
- the LOC18100099 gene encoding aspartic proteinase 36 isoform X1 encodes MRGLWPPFVVIILVSFMFVSAVYCASLLHLERAFPLNNHGLELHQLRARDRLRHARLLQGFVGGVVDFSVQGSSDPYLVGVTGTSETLLYFTKVKLGSPPREFNVQIDTGSDVLWVCCNSCNNCPRTSGLGIQLNFFDSSSSSTAGQVRCSDPICTSAVQTTATQCSSQTDQCSYTFQYGDGSGTSGYYVSDTLYFDAILGQSLIDNSSALIVFGCSAYQSGDLTKTDKAVDGIFGFGQGELSVISQLSTRGITPRVFSHCLKGDGSGGGILVLGEILEPGIVYSPLVPSQPHYNLNLLSIAVNGQLLPIDPAAFATSNSQGTIVDSGTTLAYLVAEAYDPFVSAVNAIVSPSVTPITSKGNQCYLVSTSVSQMFPLASFNFAGGASMVLKPEDYLIPFGSSEGGSAMWCIGFQKVQGVTILGDLVLKDKIFVYDLVRQRIGWANYDCSLSVNVSVTSSKDFINAGQLSVSSSSRDIMLFELLPLTVMVFLMHILLLEFQFL; translated from the exons ATGCGGGGTTTATGGCCCCCTTTCGTCGTCATTATACTAGTATCATTCATGTTTGTGTCGGCGGTTTACTGTGCTAGTCTTCTCCATCTGGAGAGGGCTTTTCCTTTAAACAACCACGGTCTTGAACTCCATCAACTCAGAGCTCGAGACCGACTCAGACACGCCCGTCTTTTACAAGGCTTTGTTGGTGGCGTTGTCGACTTCTCTGTCCAAGGTTCCTCCGATCCTTACCTCGTCGG GGTCACAGGAACTTCAGAGACCTT aCTTTATTTTACAAAAGTGAAATTGGGCTCTCCTCCTAGAGAATTCAATGTGCAGATTGATACTGGAAGTGATGTCTTGTGGGTCTGCTGCAATTCCTGCAACAACTGCCCGCGTACTAGTGGTCTTGGA ATTCAGCTCAATTTCTTTGATTCCAGCAGCTCATCAACTGCTGGGCAGGTCCGCTGTTCAGACCCGATCTGCACTTCAGCAGTTCAAACCACAGCAACCCAATGCTCTTCTCAGACTGATCAGTGCAGTTATACATTCCAATATGGAGATGGAAGTGGGACATCAGGCTATTATGTCTCCGATACACTTTATTTTGATGCTATTTTGGGGCAGTCACTGATCGATAACTCCTCAGCTCTCATTGTCTTTGG GTGCAGTGCTTACCAGTCCGGGGACCTGACTAAGACTGATAAAGCAGTTGATGGGATTTTTGGATTTGGCCAGGGAGAACTCTCTGTTATATCACAATTATCGACCCGAGGGATAACACCCAGAGTATTCTCGCATTGCTTGAAAGGAGACGGCAGTGGAGGTGGTATACTGGTTCTTGGTGAGATTCTGGAGCCAGGCATCGTTTATAGTCCACTTGTCCCGTCACA GCCTCATTATAATTTAAATCTACTAAGCATTGCTGTTAATGGGCAATTGTTACCAATTGATCCGGCAGCATTTGCAACATCAAATAGCCAAGGAACAATTGTTGACTCTGGAACAACTTTGGCGTACCTAGTGGCGGAAGCTTATGATCCTTTTGTTAGTGCT GTGAACGCCATTGTCTCGCCATCTGTTACTCCTATCACATCTAAAGGAAACCAGTGTTATCTTGTCTCCACCAG TGTATCTCAGATGTTCCCCCTGGCCAGTTTTAACTTTGCTGGGGGTGCATCCATGGTGTTAAAACCAGAAGACTATCTTATACCTTTTGGTTCCAGT GAGGGTGGTTCTGCGATGTGGTGCATTGGTTTTCAGAAAGTTCAAGGAGTAACTATCCTAGGAG ATCTTGTTCTGAAAGATAAGATTTTTGTATATGATTTAGTAAGACAGCGGATTGGTTGGGCTAACTATGACT GCTCCTTATCTGTAAATGTTTCGGTTACTTCTAGCAAGGACTTCATCAATGCAGGACAGCTGAGTGTGAGCAGCTCGTCAAGGGACATCATGCTCTTTGAGCTGCTACCTCTGACCGTTATGGTTTTCTTAATGCACATATTATTGTTGGAGTTCCAATTTTTGTAA
- the LOC18100102 gene encoding pistil-specific extensin-like protein isoform X2, translated as MAAPILTLIAASLLVGCTTLAMAWEETYGVINVAGKVMCQDCTKGYNDWINGDRPIKGSKVCLTCTDDRGRVIHYDSDVTDERGEFDMIVSKYINGKQLKEKKCSVRLVSSPDPSCNILTDFAGGKSGVKLKRPTSVYRDTVKYMLTPFYFTSPMCEEPDTTDQYDDTQGNNY; from the exons atggCAGCTCCTATTTTGACGTTGATTGCAGCATCTCTTCTGGTGGGATGCACCACTTTAGCCATGGCTTGGGAGGAAACTTATGGGGTCATAAATGTTGCCGGGAAAGTAATGTGCCAGGACTGCACCAAGGGTTATAATGACTGGATTAATGGCGACAGGCCCATTAAAG GGAGTAAAGTATGCCTTACATGCACTGATGATAGAGGCAGAGTAATACATTACGATAGTGATGTGACAGATGAAAGAGGAGAATTTGACATGATAGTGAGCAAATACATTAATGGGAAGCAACTGAAGGAGAAGAAATGCTCAGTGAGGCTTGTATCATCACCAGACCCTAGTTGTAACATCCTCACCGACTTTGCTGGTGGGAAATCAGGAGTGAAGCTCAAGCGACCCACTTCCGTGTACCGTGACACCGTTAAATACATGCTCACTCCATTTTACTTCACGTCTCCAATGTGTGAGGAGCCTGATACTACTGATCAGTACGATGACACCCAAGGAAACAATTActga
- the LOC18100100 gene encoding uncharacterized protein LOC18100100 → MADLKLSETRDLTRIERIGAHSHIRGLGLDSALEPRAVSEGMVGQTSARKAAGIILQMIKEGRIAGRAVLIAGQPGTGKTAIAMGMAKSLGLETPFAMISASEIFSLEMSKTEALMQSFRKAIAVRIKEETEVIEGEVVEIQIDRPAVAGAALKTGKLTMKTTEMEGVYDLGAKMIESLGKEKVQSGDVIAIDKPSGKVTKLGRSFSRSRDYDAIGPQVRFVQCPGGELQKRKEIVHCVTLHEIDVINSRTQGFLALFTGDTGEIRAEVREQIDTKVAEWREEGKAEIVPGVLFIDEVHMLDIECFSFLNRALENEMAPILAVATNRGITTIRGTNYKSPHGIPIDLLDRLLIITTQPYTKDDIHKILDIRCQEEDVEIAEEAKALLTHIGVETSLRYAIHLITAAALACQKRKGKVVENEDITRVYNLFLDVKRSTQYLMEYQEQYMFSEASIVDGDEGGTSAKLP, encoded by the exons ATGGCAGACCTCAAACTCTCAGAAACTCGAGATCTAACAAGAATCGAGCGCATAGGCGCTCACTCCCACATCCGCGGCCTGGGGCTCGACTCAGCCCTCGAGCCACGCGCCGTCTCTGAAGGAATGGTGGGACAGACCTCAGCCCGCAAAGCCGCCGGCATCATCCTCCAAATGATAAAAGAAGGAAGAATCGCAGGCCGAGCCGTTCTTAtcgcgggtcaacccggaaccGGTAAAACTGCAATCGCCATGGGTATGGCAAAATCCCTAGGTCTTGAAACCCCATTTGCAATGATCTCCGCTAGCGAAATATTTTCTCTTGAAATGTCGAAAACCGAGGCTTTAATGCAGTCTTTTAGGAAAGCAATTGCTGTTagaattaaagaagaaaccGAGGTGATTGAAGGTGAAGTGGTAGAAATTCAAATTGATAGGCCAGCAGTGGCTGGTGCTGCTTTGAAGACGGGGAAACTGACTATGAAGACAACGGAGATGGAGGGGGTTTATGATTTGGGAGCGAAGATGATTGAGAGCTTGGGAAAGGAAAAGGTGCAAAGTGGGGATGTTATTGCTATTGATAAGCCTTCTGGGAAAGTTACCAAGCTTGGTAGGTCTTTCTCGCGGTCAAGGGATTATGATGCTATTGGACCGCAGGTTAGGTTTGTTCAGTGTCCTGGTGGGGAGTTGCAGAAGAGGAAAGAGATTGTGCATTGTGTCACGCTTCATGAAATTGATGTCATCAATAGCAG AACACAGGGATTTCTGGCTCTCTTCACTGGTGATACTGGTGAAATTCGTGCAGAAGTAAGGGAACAAATTGACACGAAGGTGGCAGAATGGAGAGAGGAAGGCAAAGCAGAGATTGTGCCAGGTGTTCTCTTCATTGACGAGGTGCACATGCTTGACATTGAATGCTTCTCTTTCCTGAACCGCGCTCTTGAGAATGAGATGGCTCCAATATTAGCCGTTGCTACCAACAGAGGGATTACTACCATACGAGGAACAAATTACAAATCTCCACATGGGATTCCAATAGATCTCCTTGATCGCTTACTTATCATTACTACTCAGCCTTATACAAAGGATGACATTCACAAGATTCTGGACATCAGATGCCAAGAAGAAGATGTGGAGATCGCTGAAGAGGCAAAGGCGTTGTTGACACATATTGGGGTTGAAACATCCTTGAGATATGCTATCCATCTAATTACTGCCGCTGCATTGGCATGCCAGAAACGAAAAGGAAAGGTTGTGGAGAATGAGGACATTACTCGAGTCTACAATCTGTTTCTGGATGTGAAGAGATCAACGCAATACTTGATGGAGTATCAGGAGCAGTACATGTTCAGTGAAGCATCAATAGTAGACGGTGACGAAGGTGGCACCAGCGCCAAGCTTCCTTGA
- the LOC18100101 gene encoding DEAD-box ATP-dependent RNA helicase 38 → MAEVTETTAASSSEGQKPAVPETKRLWSDEVDDEEVQPSATEEKAVLELNVDALAIDENTKVNKFLDEPEDSRIQAVTTGDTPYTSASTFEDLNLSPELLKGLYVEMKFQKPSKIQAISLPMIMTPPYKDLIAQAHNGSGKTTCFVLGMLSRVDPKQQSPQALCICPTRELSIQNMEVLQKMGKYTGISSECAVPIESRNNDRSRYRPPISAQVVIGTPGTIKRLMSQKKLGVNDMKVLVFDEADHMLAKDGFQDDSLRIMKDIQRFNSHCQVLLFSATFDETVKNFVSKVVKDYNQLFVKKEDLSLESLKQYKVILPDELAKIRVVKDRILELGENIGQIIIFVNTKRSASMLHTSLVELGYEVTTIHGALNLEDRDKIVKEFKDGLTQVLISTDVLARGFDQQQVNLVINYDLPVKYENQSEPHYEVYLHRIGRAGRFGRKGAVFNFIMTDHDLMIMRKIESYFNSPVAEIPSWGSEEGFKVALKEAGLL, encoded by the exons ATGGCGGAAGTTACTGAAACCACCGCCGCTTCCAGCTCCGAGGGCCAAAAACCGGCGGTGCCGGAGACTAAAAGATTATGGAGCGACGAAGTAGATGACGAAGAGGTTCAGCCGAGCGCAACAGAGGAAAAAGCTGTCTTGGAGCTAAACGTTGACGCATTAGCTATCGACGAGAACACGAAAGTCAACAAGTTCCTTGACGAACCTGAAGACTCTAGAATACAAGCC GTTACAACAGGGGATACACCATACACATCAGCATCCACATTTGAAGATTTGAACCTGTCCCCGGAGCTACTCAAGGGTTTGTACGTGGAGATGAAATTCCAGAAGCCTAGTAAGATTCAAGCTATTAGTCTTCCAATGATCATGACTCCTCCATATAAAGATTTGATTGCTCAGGCACATAATGGTTCTGGTAAGACCACTTGTTTTGTGCTTGGCATGTTGAGTCGTGTTGATCCAAAACAACAAAGTCCCCAAGCACTCTGCATTTGCCCTACAAGAGAGTTATCGATTCAG AATATGGAAGTTCTTCAGAAGATGGGAAAGTACACTGGAATAAGTTCAGAATGTGCGGTGCCCATAGAAAGCAGAAATAATGATAGATCCAGATACCGACCTCCAATATCTGCACAAGTGGTGATTGGGACTCCTGGTACGATAAAGAGATTGATGTCGCAAAAGAAATTGGGTGTTAATGATATGAAGGTTCTTGTTTTTGATGAAGCTGATCACATGCTGGCCAAG GATGGCTTTCAAGACGATTCCTTGAGGATAATGAAGGACATTCAAAGATTCAATTCTCATTGCCAG GTTCTTCTGTTCTCTGCCACTTTTGATGAGACTGTTAAGAACTTTGTGTCAAAGGTTGTGAAAGATTACAATCAACTTTTTGTAAAGAAAGAAGATCTGTCATTAGAATCATTGAAGCAGTATAAGGTGATTCTTCCTGATGAACTTGCCAAGATTAGAGTAGTAAAAGATAGGATTCTTGAGCTGGGAGAGAACATAGGCCAGATCATTATATTTGTCAACACAAAGCGCAGCGCCAGCATGCTGCACACTTCCCTTGTGGAATTAGGCTATGAAGTCACTACCATTCATGGCGCACTTAATCTTGAAGACCGAGATAAAATAGTCAAAGAATTCAAGGATGGATTGACTCAAGTTCTCATATCAACTGATGTTCTCGCCCGAGGTTTTGACCAACAACAG GTTAATTTGGTAATCAATTATGATCTCCCAGTGAAGTATGAAAATCAATCAGAGCCTCATTATGAGGTCTACTTGCACAGGATTGGTAGGGCTGGGCGTTTTGGCCGCAAAG GGGCTGTGTTTAATTTCATAATGACTGACCATGATTTGATGATCATGAGGAAGATAGAGAGCTACTTCAATAGTCCAGTAGCTGAG ATACCATCATGGGGCAGTGAAGAGGGCTTCAAGGTTGCTCTCAAGGAAGCTGGTTTGCTGTGA